A window of Eucalyptus grandis isolate ANBG69807.140 chromosome 4, ASM1654582v1, whole genome shotgun sequence genomic DNA:
CTAGGAGGAAGCCCTCCATGTTAACAGAAACAATACTTTGAAGAACAAGGGCAAAGAATGGGAACTTATTCCTCCCTAGAATTCAATGTGTTTATGACAGTCAGAATGCTACAAGTTCAAACCAGTTAGAAGAATAAAACATTCATACTTAATCCCTTCTCCACCACCACGGGGCAAGCATTTAAAAAAGCACAGACAAACAGAGCAGTAGGAAGTAACTAACATATCAACTTGCCACAATCTCCAGAGGCGAAAAACAGAAACATTAAGCCTACTTGCAATGGCGGAGAGATTCGTAGCGCTCCTGTTCATTCATGACGGTCTTTCCCTTATACCTGTGGGTGAGCTCATCATTACAGCATCCCACGAGCAGGTAAGTATTAGGAAACCTACAAAAATACAAATCGAGGGAAGAACTCATGAAGCGGGAAGACATTTGCAAAGGACCCAGAAGCACAAGACCACAAAGACCACAAAGACCACAAGATGGGTTCCGTTGCTAATAGCAACCGAACTTCTCCCATGCCAAGAACACCCAATTATACTCCACACTCGGATTATGAACTGTGATCTGACAACCCATTTCAAAACACCCTACAAGACTACGAAAGAACAAGCCAAGAAGCGGATCATGTGCAGAGATGATGAACAAACTCATGGGACATTATAGCACATGGGAACGAGCTGGTTGAGATGTACACCCGAAGCACAGTAAGCAACGTCTGCAGACAGAACAGAAACATGCAAAGAGAGGGAAGGGAAGTACAGCTTCTTGGCCTGCTCGAGGGAACGGGCGTGGCCATAGTGGAAGAGATCGTAGATGCCGTCGGCGTAGACCCGGACGGGACGGTCCTCCGTGGCGTTgccctgctgctgctgctgctgctcttcTTCTCCCACGGCCATGgccttccctcctcctcctgctgcttctaccttcttcttcttcttcttcttcttcttcttcttcttacttctTCGTCAAAGCAACGTCGCTGCCACGCTCgtttctcactctctctctctctctctctctctagatggACGCGGAAAATGGAATATTCATCTGCTCGTACGGTACTGCGTCGATTGACCGCTTTGACTCGGCTCCTGCTTGCCTCCTTGGCCGTCCGATTTGGAACCGAAAGATCCCGTCCGTCCAGACAACTTTAAAAGCACGCCCCCATTAACTGATAACTGACCAACCAACCTCTAACATGACTACCCCATGATGGTCGAATAGTGAATTCTAGATTCGACTAAAGAAAATTTAGGCAATCAAGGAAAAATCATCTTAAAATAGGTTTCACTAATTTATTAACCGATGAAGAAGCTTACAATTATTTAAGTAAAACCCGAGTGATGTTGTGATCATTCAAGactttgaaaattatgaaaatttcagGTAATTCATGGCCGACAAAAGTACTTTACTAGTTGTCATTTATATGAACTTAGGGGTAATTTACGAGGTCAAATACTAATGATAGGTTCTGTGGGATAAGTTAATTTGAGGTTAGGTACTGTAGTATTGGTAAACTACTTACCTTTCCAACTATGTAGCTATTGTTACTACTTGAACAGAGAAAGTGCTAGCTGTCATTGAAGGCAtaatttataaagaaaatgacTCTGAATTATCACCACTTGACCTTATTTTCCTCTGATTTAGGCACAGTTGCACAGACAACGTGTTTGATTTTCTCCACTTTATATCCACCACAGTATAATGTCAAAGATACAAATGTGTTGCATCATACACTTTTTATTGGCCAACATTGGCGACAATGGTTTTCCAAAACATGATGCAATGTGAATCGATACTCGCAGTCGCAGTATTGGACAACGATGGATTGGATAATTTCACTCTCAGACACAGTGaatagaaaaagcaaaagaaggcATGTGAAGTCAAGAATGGAATTGCAGATCGACTTCGACAGACACCGTCTCTCACATAAAGGGCAAAGCCAATGATTTACATCCCATGCTCAATCACATGATGTTGGACTCGAGACGACCCAACCGTCATTCAGCCGCCCGATCATCGTGCggcggcagcagcggcggcggagggggaCCGCAAGTCCAAGGCTTATCGTAGGCTTCCTTCCCGGGCTTGGCAATCTCCACGTAAATCACCCTGCCCTCGAGTTTCTGCAGCGAAAGAGATGGAGGGTGGTGGGTGATGGATCGGAGAGAGTGGTCAGGGCAGAGAACGGAGGCAGAGGGGGTTGAGGTACCTTACGGTCCATGTTCTCCAGGGCGAGCACCGCATCGTCCTGGCAGGTGTACTGAATGAAAGCGTACCCTCTCGACTGTTTCGTGGCTTCATCCTTGGCCAATTTGACTGCGACCAAGAATCGATCAGAACCCACTACCGACAACAGAACACCCCGCGTGATGAATTCGGAACAATAAGGTTTTACCTTCAGCAACGTGTCCGAAAGTAGAGAACTCCTTGAGCAACCTGCTCTCATTCAGAGAATAGGGTATGTCTGGCGCAAGAAACAGAACCCGCACAGATAAATTCGATAAGCACGctcggtctctgatcgattctATGCATTGTAAATTTGTAATCTACCTAAAGAGAAAGATGCTGTGGGGGGTGGAACATTCACTTACTCCGGACCATGATTCGGCTGGCGAGAGGGTAGTCGAAGAAGGAGGCCCTCACTCTCAGATTGCTCCACTTTGTCCTGAATTTGTCGGAGCTGGTGGAGCCATAGGTGGCACGGGAGAGCGACGGAGGAATGGGGATTTGGGTTGGCGTTGCCCACATGGCTCGTCAGAGGAAATGGAGGCCACCCAACTTTGGAGCTGCGCGGTTGCAGAgggaacgagagagagagagagatggaggtctttgtctttgtGGGTGAGAGCTCAGCTCCAAGTATAGCTGGGCTTAAGGGTTAAGCTGAGGCCCAAATTACAACAAGAAAAAAGTCTTCTTTTCCACCAAAACATTCACGGTTTCGATCGCTCGATTGAATGCAATACGCTCCCGTCGGTCCACTCGCTGCTCAACCGTTTTCCTCCGATCTGGTAGAAGGGGTCTTCCCAATCGGTGAATTATAAGTAATGTATAAAACTCGTATATAAATTAATACGAATCGTGTCCATAATTACAATGCACTAATCAAAAGGTAATAATTGGAGGGGATTTCCTTGGATCTCGATAGGAGGAAACATGCCCGGTTTGATAAGAGTCGCAATCCTTTGGGTTCATAACTCACATTTGAGCTACTTAAGTTCAAATAAGTGTCATCAAGTTATCAAGAGCTCATTGGAGCACTTGTCGACCTGTTCATAAATTGAGCCACGCCTACAGCAGACAACAATTTCCCAAGTCATAAGATATTCAAACACGTAAAAACTTAACCTAATATTTTTAGAGCATATCAAGTAGACTTGTCACTTAAAATAGTCTCGTTGCTTAAGTATCAAGCCGTCGATCGAATACCAAGACTCAAGTGACATGAACTTGATGAGGGGGATACGAAATTCAGTCTTCTTAGGGGGGACTCCACAGCAATTTCCCAGGTCACAAGATATGCAAACATGTAAAAATTTAACCTAATATTATCAGAGCATATCAAGTGGACTTGTCACTTAAAATGTCCCATCACTTGAAGTATCAAGCCATCGATCAATGAGGGGGATACGAAATTCAGTCTTCTTAGGAAGGACTCAAGATTGTCGTTGCGTGCAGAGcttttcttagattagtttctGTCGAAAAAACTCATTTCAAAGTGACTAAGTAGAACATTCTTGCATCAACAATGCACTCTCACTTATAGCAGCGATGTAACAACCTAAAATATGAATGTCAGCAAATGCATATGTGCAGGACATGTATCGCTTACAGTTCAACATGTAGTACAGTAAGATCAGCATCACAGTGTTCAATAAGACTACACCGCTTTTGAGAATATGCATCTAGGTTGTTAGTTTCCTCAATAGTTCTGTACATCTGAAGTTCAATCGATCAGAGGATTATCTAGTATGTAAATTGTCAAATCAAAACTCAAATGCAAGGTTATGACAAGCCACAATGACACAAAAGTGAAGTACAGGAGTTGAACTAAAATTGCCAGGATGCATCAAAATTACAGATTTTGCTTCCATGAACGATCACTTCTCCTTCATCTGAGCTTGAATTATCTGGAAGCAGAGGGTAAGTCTTTTCTCTGTCTAAGATTTGAGTAAATGAACTTCTGCTAAAACCACTGAAGACGTCCATCTGAATGGAACTTTTGAGTCTTTTATACCAATCCTCCCCACATAGGAAGGACAACAATACTTCTCCATCTTGAGGAGATTGATGAGTGTAATCAGTGAATATATGATTTCCCAGTGAAGATATGGGAGATGAAAAGCAAATCAATCTCAAATCAGAATCACATTCAAGGGAGAGCATCAAACCATCGGTTAGAGGGTGATCATGTCTCTCACTGAAGCCCTTGTTGATGAACTGATCCAGTTCTGAAGGTGAGAGCACTGCATACAAGTCATCAAAATCATGATCTTCAGCCTGGCgagaattatataaattgtgtgATAAAGAACAAGGAAGATCATTAAAAATCGCAATATCTTCCTTCCTGTTATATTGTGTTCCATAATCATGGTTGTGAAAGCTGGTTGAAGGAATTTTTGATGGACAAGACTGTAAAGGATAgtgagaagagacagagaatgCAGGTGATTCTCTGCCACCAAACCCGGATTCCAGAGTCTGTTGGCCATAACATGTTTCAAGATCATTATTGTGAAAGCTCATCGATTGGCATTGTGATGGCCAATACTGTGAAGGATAATGAGATGGGGCAAATGATGCAGATAACTCACTCCTGACAATCCCAGATTGCAGAGTCTGCGGGTCATAATGTGTTTCAAGATCATCGTTGTGAAAGCTTGTTGGATGGCATAGCAATGGACAAAATTTTGAAGGATAATGAGATGAGACAGAGAATGCAGATAATTCCCTCCCACCAAACCTAGATTCTAGAGTCTGCTGGCAATCATTGCACTGGTACGTCAGCAATGCCGGTGCTGTAGTGAGCTCTCTACTTTGACAAACAAAGCATAAGTCTCTTTCATTATTCTTATTGTTGAGAACCCATTGCCCATCTGAATCACGTGTCTCCTCTTCAATCAAGGATTTATTTGGAGCTTGGAACTCATCCTGGACAAACCAAATGAAATGGAGGTATATATCCAATATCGGAAAGAAGCAGAATTTTTTGCATAGTATGGAGATGGAGCCCTTAAAATCTTTAATTGTCCATTAGTTACCTCAGATTCCTGCCAAGTAACGGTCTTGAAGGCAGCAACAGCTGGAATATAATCTGGGATTCTTTCCATAGAATTTTTTAGCCACCCAGAAGATAGAGAACAGTCCAAATACTGTCCACCTTCAGCTTCCAGAAAGTCCCATGTGCAATTATGATTAAATTCTTTTAACTGAATACCAGACTGAGGGTAAGCACGCAGTTTAGAGCTCATGCTAGAGTCAAATTGCTTCCTATCAAGATTTGTAGCATCCTGTCAAAAGTATTGGTTACTTGGTAACAGCAATTAGGAGATAACCAAATAACTATTCCACAAGACTAAAAATACAAGCATACATTGTCCTCATTGCTCATTGGGTTTACATTGTCCTCACTGCTCATTGGGTTTAGGCGACTTAAGAGTACGGAAACAAAACCATACCTATCGGAAATTCCAAAAGTCCCCAGTAAGTCATtcagccaaaaagaagaaacataaacTTATGAGCAGCGATGCTTCTTACCCCTTTGAGCAGAGTTCGTCAATTTCAGGAAAGGAGGTAGTTTTGACCCATAAAAGTAGATTCTCCCTCTTCTTAGTAAAGACTTCACCACACTTATACATATACGAGGTTCCTGAAGATAGTTTCAATTTTTCAGATAAGCAACTTGAAGTATTTTAAAAGAACATGACCAACCTAAACAGAAGAACAGCTGCAGAGTGATAtatgtatttaataatttagatgGCCAAGGTGAAGGAGATGGAACAAGGAAACCGTCGACAATAATATCAGTATAGAAATCTTAGGGCAAGGGTGATTTCCTAAATGGGAACCACTGTGCTGAGGTAAGGAGACAGTCAAACAGTAATGAATGTCATGCCCGAAATTAAGATATAAAACAAACAAGAGCTTGCCCAAGGCTGTAAACCCGTCAAAGCAGTATGGGACTCAGTCATGAGTAATACAGTGTATTCCACAAGAAATAACTTATTGAGGACGCTGGCAAGAATTTTATAATGCAGACCTGATTTTCTGGAAACACTTCCAATTGGAGATTGAAGTGAGGCAAAATTGTTAGGCATAACATCCTGGTGAAGCAGTGACGACCCAGATTCCTTATGGACACTATCGACCACATGGGTACTTGCTGAAAGAAGATAGAAATAGTCAGTACATTCTACATTACAAAGTGAGCGAGATAAAGTTTCTCAACCTACTGCTGGGATTGTGATCAGCTATGAACTTCGTAGCTGGAGTGGCCTTATTTTGCATGGAACGGGAGCTAAATCTGTGACCTTTGTTCtccttcaatttcttgaaaaatgcgTACTCAGAGGTCTTCGGGACATCAGCTGCATGTCATGTTCATGCTTTGGTTATAAAATTGAATTCATCAAGATTACATACTAAACGCTAGAGTGTTTTAAGATAATGAAGCAAAAAACAATTGTTGTGTCTGCTCAGAGAGCAATCATATGCACATGAACTTACATAGTCGAACGTCAGCTCCTTCTTGAGTTATAGCTTCATCTTCCCTGACGCCTAAGCAGTTATCCTCACAATGATCAGCAAGCCTAACTCTCTTTCTGCTccaaatttcttaacaaaattaagaaaacaaatACCCTTCTTAGCTCATTCTCATCACAAGAAGTCTTGCTCTTCTGTCGTCGTGGCTCTAGTATGCATGCGCCGTAGATATACATTGAGAAGAAGGATGCTAGATTCATGGATGAGAGCCGACACCCGCCGCTAATTGCAAACCTATCCAAATACAATAACAGAACAAAATTCTATTCCTAATTaattcacaaaacaaaaatacttCCGCGATTGCTTCACGTTACGCCGCTCCGCAAGGAAACATCCCGACAGTAATGCGAGAAACGCACCGACTCTCTACCGATAACTAATCCGAAACCGACATCACTAAAGAAAAAGCTGCGAAGAGCCCTAAGTTGGAGAATCAAACCAATTCGCGAACTTTGAACAGGCGAAGCCATTCGCATCCACGAATCGAACTTCGGGCGGGGAGAGCTATACCTTGACCCGATCGAGGGTTCATTACCGGGGCCGAACGGGCGCCGGAGCTCCGAGATGAGCGAGAGCCAGCTCCGGCGGGAGCCCGCACGCGCGGTCGACTTCCGGCGTTCGCTTTCGGAGCGACGATCTCCATTGTCGACCTCGACAACACAGTGATCCGGTCGAAGAAGGATCAGATGATCGGCGAAATCGAAACTCCAAGCGAAGCGTCGGGATGCGATTACGGAGCGGGAAGAAGCAAGCGAGAGAGACGGAACATTTTGCGCGCCAAGACGGAGGTTTCTGTTCATAAAATGTGAATAGAAATGTCGTcgcaaaaagagaagaagtataattagttttaattttatggttaaaataTTAGTATTTTTTATGTGATGGCAGGGACCTTATCGACTATCCATTGccaaatattaatttatatatatacttttttttttggttttgttatAAGAGTAATTGTCATATTACGGTAATGATCATTGTCGAAGAAGGATGctactaaattttgaaatttcaatttgggATGCGTAGAATTGGCTTCTAGTGAAATTAATATCAGATAATTCAATTCCATTGCCATCGGTGGTATAATTCAACAAATGAACTTAACTTTCCATGTACCAACCCTCTGCAAATTGTCTCTGAAGTCAAAGATTGAACAAGAAGGGTCTAGATTAATGAATGCGTGATCACCGAGGTGTCAGacttcaagaataaaaaaccaAGTTTGACTTTGTCCCCCAAGAACTCTCAAAGAGCTCAATAAGAATCCAACCCATCACAGATCAGGACGCGGAAGGACATTGTTCTAATAAGTTGGGGTTCATGGAGGGAGTCAAGTTGCTCGGAGCTTGGCCTAGTCTTTTCAGTTACAGGGTTATATGGGCTCTCAAGCTCAAGGGAGTGGAATACGAGTATGTGGAGGAAGATCTCGGCAACAAGAGCGATGAATTGTTGCGGTGCAACCCAGT
This region includes:
- the LOC104440612 gene encoding uncharacterized protein LOC104440612 isoform X2 encodes the protein MEIVAPKANAGSRPRVRAPAGAGSRSSRSSGARSAPVMNPRSGQEIWSRKRVRLADHCEDNCLGVREDEAITQEGADVRLSDVPKTSEYAFFKKLKENKGHRFSSRSMQNKATPATKFIADHNPSTSTHVVDSVHKESGSSLLHQDVMPNNFASLQSPIGSVSRKSGTSYMYKCGEVFTKKRENLLLWVKTTSFPEIDELCSKGYGFVSVLLSRLNPMSSEDNDATNLDRKQFDSSMSSKLRAYPQSGIQLKEFNHNCTWDFLEAEGGQYLDCSLSSGWLKNSMERIPDYIPAVAAFKTVTWQESEDEFQAPNKSLIEEETRDSDGQWVLNNKNNERDLCFVCQSRELTTAPALLTYQCNDCQQTLESRFGGRELSAFSVSSHYPSKFCPLLCHPTSFHNDDLETHYDPQTLQSGIVRSELSASFAPSHYPSQYWPSQCQSMSFHNNDLETCYGQQTLESGFGGRESPAFSVSSHYPLQSCPSKIPSTSFHNHDYGTQYNRKEDIAIFNDLPCSLSHNLYNSRQAEDHDFDDLYAVLSPSELDQFINKGFSERHDHPLTDGLMLSLECDSDLRLICFSSPISSLGNHIFTDYTHQSPQDGEVLLSFLCGEDWYKRLKSSIQMDVFSGFSRSSFTQILDREKTYPLLPDNSSSDEGEVIVHGSKICNFDASWQF
- the LOC104440611 gene encoding glycine-rich RNA-binding protein 4, mitochondrial codes for the protein MWATPTQIPIPPSLSRATYGSTSSDKFRTKWSNLRVRASFFDYPLASRIMVRNIPYSLNESRLLKEFSTFGHVAEVKLAKDEATKQSRGYAFIQYTCQDDAVLALENMDRKKLEGRVIYVEIAKPGKEAYDKPWTCGPPPPPLLPPHDDRAAE
- the LOC104440612 gene encoding uncharacterized protein LOC104440612 isoform X1, yielding MEIVAPKANAGSRPRVRAPAGAGSRSSRSSGARSAPVMNPRSGQEIWSRKRVRLADHCEDNCLGVREDEAITQEGADVRLSDVPKTSEYAFFKKLKENKGHRFSSRSMQNKATPATKFIADHNPSTSTHVVDSVHKESGSSLLHQDVMPNNFASLQSPIGSVSRKSGTSYMYKCGEVFTKKRENLLLWVKTTSFPEIDELCSKGYGFVSVLLSRLNPMSSEDNVNPMSNEDNDATNLDRKQFDSSMSSKLRAYPQSGIQLKEFNHNCTWDFLEAEGGQYLDCSLSSGWLKNSMERIPDYIPAVAAFKTVTWQESEDEFQAPNKSLIEEETRDSDGQWVLNNKNNERDLCFVCQSRELTTAPALLTYQCNDCQQTLESRFGGRELSAFSVSSHYPSKFCPLLCHPTSFHNDDLETHYDPQTLQSGIVRSELSASFAPSHYPSQYWPSQCQSMSFHNNDLETCYGQQTLESGFGGRESPAFSVSSHYPLQSCPSKIPSTSFHNHDYGTQYNRKEDIAIFNDLPCSLSHNLYNSRQAEDHDFDDLYAVLSPSELDQFINKGFSERHDHPLTDGLMLSLECDSDLRLICFSSPISSLGNHIFTDYTHQSPQDGEVLLSFLCGEDWYKRLKSSIQMDVFSGFSRSSFTQILDREKTYPLLPDNSSSDEGEVIVHGSKICNFDASWQF